A segment of the bacterium genome:
CCGGTCGAGCCGGGAGGGCGTTCGCCCTGGGTCAAGGACCTTTCGACCCGGAAGATCTGAATCGGAATCCGGAACGGCGGGCTGCGTCGCCCCCCGGCCAAATGATCAGATTTCTACGCTTCTGAGTGAGCGTCTACAGACGACAACTGGCGGCGGGTCACGGAGAAGCTGAGCGGCTCCGCGCGCGGCCTTCGCAAGCCGCAGCGATGGCCTTGAGGGCACTCGCCGGCAGTCGCTCTTGAGTAGGCTCAAACACCTGGCGTTCTTCGAACCGAATATGCGACTCGAGGAGCTCACCGAACTGCTGGACCGTAGCTGGGCTGGGGGATTCAGCATCTCGCAAGGCGCGAAGAGCACTGTGTTCCTCGCGGATCCGGGCGGCCAGAGAAGCCTCACTGATCGCTTCAAGCGCGGGCAGGAGGTGTTGTTCTTCAATCAGGAAGTGCGGCTCAAGATGGTCTGCGAATGCTTCGATGACTTGCTTCCACACCGCCTCATGGGACACGGTGGAGTTCGGACGGCCAACCTGCCTGCACCGTCGAGCGAGCGCTAGGCCTGTGTGGTGATCGTCCGAAAGGTCGCGCAGTTCGGGTATTCGCTTCACGAGAATCTCCGACTTCGAGTTGGCTGACGGATTGGCGTCAACCGGCGTGGAATGGCGCCGCCGGTCGCGGCCGACCCTGAAAAGGTTGATGCCGGAACGGTACAGTGGTCATTTGAACCGCGCTATTCCACGTCCGCGTTCAACGGCTTGTTCGGCGGCTGCTCGCGACAAGCTTCCACAGTGGCAAGCTGGGTGTCGCACTTCAATCATTGCTGAGTCAGACTGCGCCGCCTTTGACGGGATGAAGCTTCGAACCGTGCGCAGTCAAATACTGGACCACGGTGTCCGCGACGCCATCTGGATAGCTGTCCTCTAGGCGAATGATGCGTCCGCCATCGAAGGTGGCCGTCGAGACGCCTTCGAGAACGAGATCCGGGGCCTCGGCTACAGCATATTTCACGCGCGCCCTCAACCATACGCTGTCACCGCGCATTTCCGGACCTTCGAGAAAGGTGACTTCACGGGAATCGAATCTTCGATCAAACCCATCGAGTGTCTGCTTCATTGAGGCCAGCACTGCATTGCGGCCTTCGAGGCACGCACCCATCGGCGGCCCCGCCAGGGTTTCGTAGACCGCCTCCTCTGCAAAATGCCGTCCCACTACCGACCAGTCATCATCCGAGAAGGCGACCTCGAAATCCGCCGCGTACTGCTCGAAGCGCTTCAAATTGTCCATGTCGCCTCCTCTCTACCCCGGGACCGTCGATTGCGCCTTGGTCGTACACTGGAAGCGACGGATTCGCTTGCTCGTAGCCGCCCGACGGATCGGGCTTCAGCTGCAACAGACAGCGCTGACCGTGAGCGCCGTACCATAGAGCCCCGACGCCAGAACGCTATCAAAATCAGGAATCCCCGGCTGTCTGTTGGCAGCTGCGATCCCTTGTTATGTGTCAGTCGGCTTCGTCCCACCCATCACCGTCTCGCGATGTTCCTTCCAGAACACCTCAGCATTGGTAATTCCGGATTCACGAAGAATCTGGATATCCGTGTCCAGTGTCTGCGGCTGGTCCTGCTCCGCCAATTCAAGGTCATCGAGGTATTGCCTTGTGACAGCATGGTTGTGGAACCGCTTGTCCTGAGTTGAGGCGCGACCAGTGACTGCCTCAACACGAATCTCCTGAATGCGCCGTTCCAGATCGGGAGCTTCGGCCACCACGATATCTGCGTTCAAGAGCCAGCCAGCTGGGTTGATCGCTTGGACGATCGACTTCAGGACAGCAAGTTTCTCCTCAGCGTTCAGATGGTGAAGTGCGTAGGACGAATACACTACATCGAAGGTCTCGGGCCTGGTGGCTGCTTTGGGAATCGACCGAAAGTCGGACAGGAACCATTCCACGCGTTGGCCAAGGCCACCGAGCCTTGCTTTGGCAAGTTCCAACATCGCGGCAGCTCCGTCGATTGCCACCACGCTCGAGTTTGGATACGTCTCCAAGAATCGCTTCGAAAACATGCCCGTTCCAACGCCAAGATCGAGGGCTTTCAAGGAACGCGCTTGTTGGAATGGAAGAACTTCCAAGGCGATTTCGATCATCTTCCACCGGAGAGGATGCATGATGTCCATGTCGGCATCGTAGGTGCGGACTCGTTCGGGAAGGTCATACGCTTCTAGGCTACGCGAACGCATCTTGTCACCATCACCGAAAGCCTACCGGCTTCTTCTGTCACGCAACGGACCGGCGTTCAGCGGCCTGCAACAGCGCTGGCCGGAACCGACCTCTACCACCGAAGTATGCCGCCAGGCAGCAACCAACGTCAATTGAAGCGAGCTGTTGATGGTCCGCTGCAACGGCTCGTTGGACAACAGCCTACCACCCTGCGACGACGGAACAGCATTGAGGCGCAGGGAGCTCGGCCGGTGGATACTGGACAGAGCTTGAACAAGTGCACCCGCAGGAGCCGGAGCTTCGGTTCTCCCGCCTGTCGGATAGCCGCTGTCGACTACAGCGCCCCGCTTTCTACCACCCCTCCGACTACGACAGCTCGCGGAACCAATTCATGCAGTCGGTTGATGTCGACCTCGAACGGATCGTCGGCCAGGACTACGAAGTCCGAGCGCTTGCCGACCTCGAGGGACCCCAAGCGACTCCCTTGCCTGAGTTGGCGCGCACCGCTGAGCGTATATGCCTCGATGGCATCCTGGAGATTCAGGGAGGCGGAGGCCGGACTCAAGACTGGCCCGGTCGGGTCGTCGTACTCACGACGAGTCACGCTCATCTGCATGCCCAGGAAGGGAGCCGCGCGGTACGACTCCGCTTCGGAGACCACATCGCTCGAGAGGGTGACGTTGGCCCCGGCTCGCAAGAACTCGCCGACCACCTGCGAGCGAGATGCCCGCTCCGGCCCCAGGTTGGACGCGCCTGCGGTGCCGAACACCGAGCCACCGAACCAGTGAGGCGTGAAGTTCGCATGGACGCCGAGCGCGGCGAAACGTGGAATGTCCTCGGCAGCCACGTACTCCAGATGGGAAAGCGCCACCTCGATTTTCAACTCACCCAGCTTGCCACGAGCCTGCTCCACCGCGTCCAGCGCCTCTCGCGTCGCCCAAGCGCCCACGGTGTGCAGGTGCAGATTCAATCCCACCTGGTTCAGCTCCGCGATGAATCGCGCGAGTTGTTCGGCTTCGAAGAGCACTCCTCCACGGACGTCGGGAGCCGTTGCGTACGGCTCCAACGCCCCACCCGTCAGAACTTCATGCACGCCGTCGAAGTGGATCTTGATGGTGTCGAAGACGAGACGATCGCTTCCGTACTTCTCGCGAAGAGCAAGGAGCTCCTCGATGGCGACTTCCAGGTGCTCGGGAGCCCACACGTGGAAGCTCCCGATGTAGCGGACGGGAAGGGCTCCATCGCGATCGAGCTCGGACAGCGCTGCGTACACCTCTTCGTGAGACGCGAAGCTCCCAGCATCCATGAGCGTGGTCACCCCTCGCGCGCTCAGGAAGTCGAGGTACTCCTTGATCCCTTCCTTCAGCTCGGCCCTACTGGGGACCAGGTACTTCTCAAGATACGGCATCGCGGCCCACTCCTTGACCCAGCCGGTCGGCTCACCACGCTCGTCGCGCACGAAGTACGAGATGCCAGGGCTCAGGTCGGGAGTACTTTCGTCGATCCCGAGAAACCACAGCGCCATCGAATTCATCCACATGCTGTGTCCCGAATTGTCGAACAGCAGGGCGGGCTTGTATTTGAAGAACCGATCCAGATCTTCCTTGGTAGGACCGTCGGGCAAGAACATCTGAACATCCCACTCCCCAAGCATCACGAGTGGCTGCCAGAAATGGTTCGCAGAGTACTCCTCGAGGAACGCGTAGAGTTCGTCCTTCGATGTCGTGGGGAGCTTCTGGCCCGCGAGCGACTCATCCTCGTCGACTTGAAGGGTCCCCACCAAGCCTGGATGGGTATGGGTATCGATGAATCCGGGTAGAACGAACGCACCGTTCAGATCCACTTCGAGAGCGGTCTCATCGACGAGCGCTCGGGCGCGTTGCTCAGAGCCGACGAACTCGATGTCAGGCCCATGGGTCACCATTGCGTGCGCCCAAGGACCGCCCTGGTTCAGCGTGTAGATTCGGGCGTTGGTGTAGAGGACGGTTCCTGGCGTCTTCTCGGCGACAGGGGGCGCTTCGGCTGAACAGCCAGTGAACAACACGAGCGCGGAAAGAAGAATCAGTTTCATAGCAACCATGTTGGACGCTGATGCGTCCCAAAGTTCGGCCTACGATGAACGCGGAGTTCGCGCACCTCGTGTAGCTCGCCATGGCATTCGTAGAGTTCCGGGTTCAATCGACGAACTCCGATGCCGAGATCCTGCAAGGCTCTGCTGCCCAACGGACACGCGGCTCAACCGCTGGGCGGGCTGTCCGACCACTTTGAGCCACCTGAGTGGAACCCCGATGTTACCATGCCTCAACCCGCCTGGCGGTGGCCCAGTCGGTTGCAGCCGCTCATATGATGCTAGGCATGGTTGAATGAAGCGGCCGGTGAGCAGAGGCACTGCCCACCGGCCTTTCTCAACCGGGGCGGAAGACCGATAGCCGTAGGGTCCCTCGTGAGACCGTTAACCAGCTCGGGTCTCCGCTCCACTAGCCACCCCTACAACCACGAACGACCCCACGAGGCTCTCGACGGAGATTTTCCAGCCGACCGATGGAAGCCCTCGAGAAAGGAGTACACCTCACGCCCGAAGCCACCCAATTGCCCTGGCCACTTCGAGGTGCGACGCGTCAGTGCATGCGGGACCTTTCGCATGAAGAGCGGGTAGTACGATCTCAGCAAGGCGCTCCTCGGAGAGGACGTCGGGTTCGAGGAGGTTGAAGATGAGATCTGG
Coding sequences within it:
- a CDS encoding hemerythrin domain-containing protein → MKRIPELRDLSDDHHTGLALARRCRQVGRPNSTVSHEAVWKQVIEAFADHLEPHFLIEEQHLLPALEAISEASLAARIREEHSALRALRDAESPSPATVQQFGELLESHIRFEERQVFEPTQERLPASALKAIAAACEGRARSRSASP
- a CDS encoding amidohydrolase, translated to MKLILLSALVLFTGCSAEAPPVAEKTPGTVLYTNARIYTLNQGGPWAHAMVTHGPDIEFVGSEQRARALVDETALEVDLNGAFVLPGFIDTHTHPGLVGTLQVDEDESLAGQKLPTTSKDELYAFLEEYSANHFWQPLVMLGEWDVQMFLPDGPTKEDLDRFFKYKPALLFDNSGHSMWMNSMALWFLGIDESTPDLSPGISYFVRDERGEPTGWVKEWAAMPYLEKYLVPSRAELKEGIKEYLDFLSARGVTTLMDAGSFASHEEVYAALSELDRDGALPVRYIGSFHVWAPEHLEVAIEELLALREKYGSDRLVFDTIKIHFDGVHEVLTGGALEPYATAPDVRGGVLFEAEQLARFIAELNQVGLNLHLHTVGAWATREALDAVEQARGKLGELKIEVALSHLEYVAAEDIPRFAALGVHANFTPHWFGGSVFGTAGASNLGPERASRSQVVGEFLRAGANVTLSSDVVSEAESYRAAPFLGMQMSVTRREYDDPTGPVLSPASASLNLQDAIEAYTLSGARQLRQGSRLGSLEVGKRSDFVVLADDPFEVDINRLHELVPRAVVVGGVVESGAL
- a CDS encoding class I SAM-dependent methyltransferase, giving the protein MRSRSLEAYDLPERVRTYDADMDIMHPLRWKMIEIALEVLPFQQARSLKALDLGVGTGMFSKRFLETYPNSSVVAIDGAAAMLELAKARLGGLGQRVEWFLSDFRSIPKAATRPETFDVVYSSYALHHLNAEEKLAVLKSIVQAINPAGWLLNADIVVAEAPDLERRIQEIRVEAVTGRASTQDKRFHNHAVTRQYLDDLELAEQDQPQTLDTDIQILRESGITNAEVFWKEHRETVMGGTKPTDT
- a CDS encoding nuclear transport factor 2 family protein, which gives rise to MDNLKRFEQYAADFEVAFSDDDWSVVGRHFAEEAVYETLAGPPMGACLEGRNAVLASMKQTLDGFDRRFDSREVTFLEGPEMRGDSVWLRARVKYAVAEAPDLVLEGVSTATFDGGRIIRLEDSYPDGVADTVVQYLTAHGSKLHPVKGGAV